Within the Anguilla rostrata isolate EN2019 chromosome 6, ASM1855537v3, whole genome shotgun sequence genome, the region TCTCAGGGGTCTCAGAACAAGTAAGACCACCCTTGCGGTGCAGTAGAACACTGCGGTAGTACAGTGACATGTGACTGAGGGGTTACAGTAACATgtacagtgaactccataatgtttggcacattttttttttcttgatttggttctgtactccacaatattagatttgtaattaaacaattcacatgtggttaaaatccacattcttagcttttatttaagggtatttcttatacactttggtttcatcatgtagaaattacagcacctttTATACCTAGACCCCCCATTTCTGGGCAGCATGTTTGAGAAAtaatgttatgcaaatgaaagtagACATGTTTAGTACTACATTGCATATCCTTTGCTTGGAATGActgtttgaagtctgtgacccatagacatcaccaggtccTGAGTATCTTCGTTTGTGATGCTCTACCAAGCTTGtactgcagctatcttcagctcctgcttgtttttgggGCTAGTTGCCTTGAGCTTTCTCTTCagtatatgaaatgcatgttcaattggcttcagatcgggtgaatgacttgTCCTTTATTACTTTTGCagtatgcttgggatcattgtcttccTGTAAGATGAAGTgttgtccaatgagtttggagacaTTTGATTGAATTTGAGCAGATGCAATGCTTTTGTTcgcttcagaattcattctgctgctgctatcatcaggtacatcatcaatgaagactaGTGAGCCaatacctgtggcagccatacatgccgaaaccataacacccccaccaccatgtttcacagatggggggcTTTGTATCTAGGGTAGTTCCTTTTGGCTTACACACTCTGCTTTTGCCATCACTTTGCTCTTGTTActagtgaatcttggtctcatttgtgcacaatacctttttccagaactctgcaggctcttttaggtacttcttagcgaATTGTAACCTGGCCATACTATTTTGTAACCTAGTGGTTTGTaccttgcagtgtagcctctgtacctctgtttgtgaagtcttctacTGACAAAAGTCACTGACAAATCCACGCCTGTCTCCTCAAGAGTGTTTTGGATTTTTCATACACGTTTGtggttttttcttcatcatggtgagaattcttcagtaatcaactgtagaggtcttccttggcctaccaggccctttgtgattactgagcttaCCAGTGCCTTctcttcttaataatgttcccaaaagttgattttggtaagcctaaggtttagcctatgtctctgtttttcttcttatttctcagcctcataatggcttccttgactttcattgtcACAACTCTGGTCCACTTGTTGACAAAtgctccaaaggcaatcaaaagcctgaTACTGACATCTGTCTTATACCTAAACTATGGAAGCAAATTAATAcaactgactaatcagaaacacctgtgaagccattcgtcccaaacattatgggggTCCTGAAATGGGGAAACTATGTATAATAgatgctgtaatttatacatggtgaaaccaaaatgcatgaaaatatccttcaattaaagctgagaatgtgcactttaaccacatgttaattgtttgattacgaATCTAAAactatggagtacagagccaattcaagaaaaaaagtcccaaacattatggacctGCACTACCTGCAGAAGAGCAGCCCTTCTGTGCAGCTTCTAGATTTATATTGTGATGTGTTGCCAGAGTGTGGCTTTCTCACACGATCATTCATCTCACACATCTGTTTCTGTGACCGGATAATGCTGTGTCTAGACTGAATGTTCACAGCCAGCCCCCGTAACCGTCACTGAAAAGTAACCGAGGGAGAGTCCTAGCCCGCGCAGGTCACAGAGCTCTGCTGATCATTGCCTTCTCCTTCCCCagaccccccacacacacccatacgtCTTTTTCACAGACCCGTTTAGTTCTAAATGGCTAACCCAGTCTCAATACAGTGTATGTGCTTTATGGTGGTACTGATCAGCAATCAAgatattttgtaaattatgtTCATAGGTGCAGCTGATATGGAATATTTGTCTGGGTGTCAAGCCCCACACGTGAATACAAAGGTCTAGACAAATACAGTATCTAATTTCTATGCCAGACACTTTTCCTTGgggcacaagcacacaagcttGTGCCCCAACCTAATAACAGCTCACATTAATAAGCCAAACTGTAACAAAAAATGTCAGcattaacatttacattctCCCGTTTAAGGATCAGTACGTTATGATATAGTCATCTTCAACATAGTTGAAATGcattgcatgcttgttaataaAGTAAGTGGTTGTGAAAGCACCTATTACAGGGGTAAGGTTTTTCTGCATTGCACTCATATACCAGTGACCACACTGTGGGTTAGTTTCTATCTTTGGTTCAGAATATCACCGTCATTCTGAATGGGCTACATGTCAGCCTGAGAAAGGGAGCATGCTAATCAGCAATACCGAGATTTATACCATTTTGGTGTGCTGCAATGATAAAAGCTGTGTGCCAGCAGTTAATAGACTAGGCTGAAAAACTGTGTACTATGGAAAGTGACAGAATGAAAGTTTATGAAGACTTTTTAATGCGTTTTGCTGAGCTCCACTAACTGCTTGTAAATGATGTGAACGTGCAGCTTGTTGGTCTCCCAGGTTTGCGGGGCGTGAGAAGGGTGAGTCTGAAGCGGTGGTAGGCCGATCGTCCGGAGAGCCACGTAAAACCACCCGGTTTGAGCGGAGCGGGAGCCATGGCCTCCTCCGCACTGCCGCTCCCACACGTAGGAATTATTTTACTGGGAGTGCAACAGTGCCTGGAGAATGTTATAACAAGTACAGCGGTGTAATCAAACATCGAATTTCACCCTGGTGCTTAAGGTTGCTCTCAGTCCCAGTCGGTGTACAGCACTCAGCGTAGACCGTATGTTAACTTTGTCACTGCCCCCACATCCCTGTCACATATGTGCTTTATTTTATCACGGTCTATCTCTCATCTCATACCTGTGGTATGTTGTTCAGAGGAAGTGGTATATGTGCATCcgactgtatgtgtatgtgtatgtctccAAACTCGGGGTCTTGAAGCCTATGCATGGAGggcgggtttgtgtgtgtgtgtgtgtgtgagcacgcatgcatgtacatgtgtgtgtgtctcactgcTCTCTTCTTGTTCCCAGAATCATGGAGCCTGCAaatggagggcagcagtgtgtgcgtgttgcgcAGTCTGCTGTGGCTGGGGTTGACCTTTTTCCACGTTCCCTTTACCCCTCAACACGGCTACATCTACATGGGCGATGGGCTGAAGAATCTGGACCTTCCCTTCATGCTGTAGCAGATTTCCTTTCATAATAAAAGCTCAGTACCTATCCTTCATTCTGTAGCAGGTTTCCTTTCATAATAAAAGCTCTGTACCTATCCCTCATGCTGCAGCAGctacttttcattaaaaaaaacctgacaaaaGAGTTAGACATGCATTGATGGCCATGGAAGGGTTTTATTTACACAACTGGGATCAGGGACAGGAATGGACAGGCAGCCTGTCCCTCAGTGGTTCACGTAATAAGGCTTTTTTCCATAGTTTACATTGTCCTGGAGTGCAGGGTGTCCGACTGGCATTCGAACCTTGCACCACTTCAGGCCTTTCTTCCAAATGGGCTTTACTGTATCAACGGACCAGCGTGTAAGGTACCTGCAACAGAATTTCATATGAGTAAGAAGAGAAAATGGTGTAATCCACGAACACAGATAATAGGGGGGTTTATTGCCCCCTATGGCAGAAAGCATAGTTACAACTTTGTGCCCCAATGTCAAACAGCATAGTTACAAGCTCGATGTCCTCAAACAACACAAACAGCGTTCGATTGTCCAGCACTCTCTATGACAAAGAGCCAGAGTGATATATTATCTATTATCTAGAGATATGTTATTGATGTTTTCGGAAATGGGATGCCTTCTgtgcacattttgaaataatttggtTTTTCAATTGCATGAAAAAAGTCATATCAAGTAAAACATTTGCTATCATATTTTCTCCATTCCTCATACCGCTAGCTACAATAACAAATGACACATAAATAACTTTCAGGTGTGTGGAATCaaagcctttatttatttgggtgtaatgtaCAGTAGGTCAGTGTTACAACATTATAACAGActgaatgatcttcaggtttaactatatGATAGCAAAGCCtaatttatgttgctttctttcttttgtctggtagtgtaaGGTTACTGCTCTAACCGGCTTTAACCTAGCTAGCAATGAataatggtttacatatgatgTGTCTCacggatatgaatgttaatgaccgcaggatacacacccaccttgcccttgtctgctgaacagggcACAATAATATAATAGCGTTTATTACTATTTCATGGTTATATTTtggttaaaaacttgaaagaaatattaagaagacaaccAATTgtggaatataaccacaatttcaATCCAGTAGCCTGGACCTTTAaggggtatttaaaaaaaatacattttggtttcaccatgtagaaattacagcacttttttagGTACAGCCCATTGGGGACATGAAGAGAGCAACCAACTGCTTGGTCAATACATTTTCACTTATTTTGCTTCACTAACAAGCATTTCAATCATCCAAATAAGCAATGTGCAAGAAATCCCAAAGCTGTGTCATGGGCATAGTGTTCCCTTTCTGCACGCTCACCTGTTGAGCTGTGGTTTGGGTCTCTTCGGTGTGTGACCCTCTGGCAGGGCAGGCTTGTGGTCCGGGAGTAGGCCTGTAAAAAGGAGACGGGCGTGATCACCCCTACATGGTCACGCTCGCAGTGATACGGGGCCTGCCGCCTCACCTTCTCAGGGTGGGCTGTGCGGTGGGGGGCTTACCGGCGCGGTGGGCCATCTGGACGCAGATGCTGACTTTCTTGTGTTCTGTGGAACACAGTCCTGTGACCCTGCGCGGTAGCATCCCTCCATCGGAGCGGATGAACTGACTGAGCAAGAGGACGTcctgggacagacagacggaaaGACAGAGTtaagcaaaacaataacaataaaagtaataataataataataatactgacgatgataaaaatgaaacaacttCTAAACCACTGCGCTTGCAGCTTGTTTGCAGCCCCTGCAGATCTGGGGGAACTACTGGGTCAATATACTTTTAAAAGGTTCTCAATTTACTCTGGTGCCAAGCCATATAGggctttaaaaacaattaaaaggaTTCTGAAATCAAttccaaagcaaacacacagacagcgcaGATATTCAAGTACTGCagaaatatgagaaatataAGTGCAAGGCGAGTGGAGGAGAGCAAGGTCAGGTCAGTACGGTGAAGGCATCCGCAATGCTATTACTGCTGTTGTTGGCCTCCATTCAGAGCAGTACTTTTGCTTATGTTAAGTGATATCACGAATGTATGCATTTCCAGAAGTGATCTAGATACAAAAGTATGAAAtacaggcagtttttttttttgcaacacagCTGTAAAAGTCCTGCTCTTTCCCAACCCAGGAGACACCACAATATGAGTTTACATATATGAAAGAGAGATAGCTTTCTCTAATGACATAGGCCAACATCTGTAACAGAGAAAATACTGTCACTGTAAGGATAAATGCTTAATAGATAAACAACTTTCAAAGAATACATCTGACACTGAGAACCACTTTCAATGCAAGGGTATACGTACGGGACACAGAGAAAGCAGTGCCCACtgttgatatactgtatatgactaCATTGCAGGTTTGCTTACAGCATTGCTACATTGGCTGTGTAGTTGTTTAATGTCTTACTCACGACACAGTTGTGGTCATTCCGTGTAATTCTCTTCGTCAATGTCTGTGTAATGTGGTCATACTCATGCCATAGTTGTATTTCTTGTACAGTAATTGAATGCATATATACGTATGAAGTTGTTTTACTTGTAATGCAGCAGTGTAATGCAGTCTTACTCACAGTGTAGTTATATTTGTTATTAAGGTTCCACTGGCAGATGGGACAGTCTCCTTCAGGGTTGGGAGGTTGGAGCCTCTCAGGGCTCACCACAATTCTGCCCTCAACCTGCAAAGCACCCACATATATATGTCAGaggtctcagccaatcagtgttcatagacagacagatgtgaAAACATCAGTTTATGGTTACTACTGGTTGAAACTGGAGAAGAATACCACTACAGcacttaaaggagtaccatggtgattttcacactttctcggttttatgtgctatttgcataagaggcattgaagaaacacaatgagcaaagtattaaatatgtccgttctgtatttttggagaaatatgcgttttaaattcatcgtcctattttcaaccggttgagaaagttgtcattttgctacgtcacgaatacagtaaccactcctatttccacgccccgtaaagaaatctgacaggacacaccatcctgctgttcagacaatgcaaatatttgactaacgttaggttcacttaaattagagtgcctttagattatttctggttatattcatttagctagctagctaacgttagctagctaggaggtttgctttcataacgcaatgttatcgataacgttagcttgctagtttgcttttataaggacgttatagttgtgcttttatcttaacttggctagctagatagcaaaattataactggatataagtcaacgtccttaccttagctatctatcgatacttgatatactactaagctagctagcttgtgaaaattcagtctcccaaagagagcgcatatcatgggggtagctatggtaacggggcacggtctgtcaatcatagctaactgacagttctcattaccacgcccagacggttcgggtgaatttttatagtgggaaatttaggcttagaaaaatacgttttaaagtacattgaaatgactgaagaataaaaaaattatgcacatttgttttgttgttgcctgaagacaactgggaagtgtcacgttcaaccaccatggtactcctttaatccTTCAAAACAACGGAGTTAAAAGTGCCAGGTATAACAAGTGGCAGCCCTGTTATGTAAAGATAGCTATTGCTGCAGAGCAATGGGTTAAGAACTATGGTACAGCCATCAGAATCCACTCCAGGAGGTTtgcagcgtctgctggtttgtgCCATGTTTCATCACCGGTGATTCATTTAAGCTGTTGTtcggctaaagagtccacacaccttgttctcattactgatttaaaaaaccACATACTGGCAGAGactgctgccctccagcacTATAGAGATATGGAGGTGGACTTAAAACTCGGAATGAACTTAAAGCAGAACCCCAGgcaaaaatgcattggaaatgCAGGTGGTTAAGAAATGTTTTGGGTGATATAAAAATACACCTGTATAAAGAATCTGAATCCTTTAATGACGATTGTTACTGGCATTACTGTAGACTAACATACAAGTTGATCAGCTTTTGTAGCTATAAATGTTTAATGCAATACATTAATTTGTCTTCTGTATTGTTTTCTGAACAGTACCTCTCAATGACTAGGCCTATAGGCCTATAtttagttaattgtttgattttgttctgggccttttatttatgtatgtatatatatatatatatatatataggctatatatatataggcctatatatataaaCAGCGTTGATTTTTCCACAGTCTATTCTTGTATTCTGGCAGAAGTATACAGACCTTacactctgtttttctgttagaatttaacattttcatacCTCTGatgtttgcatattttcataattgtttcataataatgaatttgttcattttcacacaacCTGTGACCATTATGCACCATCAACCCATAGAAGCCTCACTTATTAATCATGCACAGTCAAATTTCAATCCTAAACTGTTCCAAGGATTGCACATGGCATGTAATctttctaaaaatgtaaaaagtctGTAAGACTTCATTTTTTCTATACCCACTCCATTCCCTGCAAACTCTCATTCCCTTACAGATAAATAACACAAACAGGCAGAGAAACTCATATGCCGCAATTAAATCAGATGTTGATCTTGGAAGACATTTAATTTACAATTATATTCCGACAATACAACGTACATCTTAAATACCCTCTCTAAACCAGGCGTCGTGTGGACCCCTTCcagaaacaaaacaggaaaacaaagtaACCAAACCAGCCCGACTGAAACTTGTAGACCTAAGTGACTTTGATGCGTAAGACATGAGACGATATATAATTGAATAACATGTACTTACTATAGTTGTGTTGCCGTCTCTATTTTCCACGactacagaaatacaaaaaaacatttcatgtgaaaatgcaaaaatgcaactCCTTTCGTACTGACTAAACAAGTCGTAACGTTGGCATACATACCACAGCTACAAAGAAACGCATGTAACTCGAAAGCTAAATTTTTAACAGTTAATAACAATAGTTTTAAGTCAGGTAGGTCATACCGATATTAAGCAAGCCCTCACTCTACATTAGTATAAATAAACTGCTAGTTGTCAAGCCATTATGATTTGGGAGCAGGTAAACCTATTTTAACAGATCAACAGACTACATCCAGTAATCgtcaaaaaaaacatgctttgcGATGAATGCGTTAGCTACACGCATGTTAATAAAGTAGTTTCATTAATGTTAATACGCTGCAGGCATGATAAACTAAGTTAAAGCTAGCGGATAGTCAAAAACATTGTGTAGCAACTcaactagctagccagctagcgaTACCGCATGCTATGTATGAAGTATGTGATCCACGGCTCACCTTGTCGGATACCTCTACTTTGAACATTCTCAAAAGCAGAAAACATCGGTGTTGTAATTATCCTATTAAAAACTCTCTTGTTGGAGTAGAAAACCAGGCGCTGTACACTTGATAGTGACATAGATGTCAAGACGGACCTTAGAACATAGCGCGCTGCCATTTTGGCATCGACCTTTCGCGATGACAACGTATGTCCGCTTCCGCTATTCGCGGCCACCAATCAGAATGATGATATGTCTTTGTAATGCTcgttatttttttgctttgctatCAACAAAATATGCACGTAGTAATTATGTCTACGCTAATTCAAAGCTGAATTTACTTCTGTCATGCTATTTTCTAAAACAGAAATGTCGTTTTTCAGACAATATTTTAGgtacaataattaattaattgtctGTTGGGGATCATAGCTATTTTTATATCAGTTATTTGTAATAAAGTTGAATTTtatctgctttcattttcagatcAGAATTCCCGTGGTTAGCTTTGATGCAAGCAGGCATGCTTGCGACATTCTGTGGTGCCTTAATCAGGCagtgaacaagaaaaaaataccaaTGAAAGGGTTACTTATTTGAGTGTTGAGCCACTACATGGCCATTATGGCCTGTCTGCACCATAACGTCTACCTGCATGTGGCATTCTACAGGAGGAATATGACACCACTTGTTCAGGATAAAGTTAATAAAGTTCCTTAATTAATGCATGGCATTCTATGGATACTATGGACCTATATAATTATAGGAgaagctttttttgtttcctggaaATTTTGATTgctacatgcatgtttttttgctttgtatGTTTTTACTTTGGTTGGTGACACCACAAATAGTGTTTCTGCGCCAAAATTTGTCTCCAGTCAACTACATTCAAACttaatttcatttgttaattataatcaaatatatcaatttttaatcaaataaccAAATTTGTTTATAGGCAGAACAATAATGTACAACTTccaaccagattaaaatgaagagatttataaaatttaaacAATAATGCAAAATCTAAAGATAAAGGTTGActaccttaaaaaaacaaaaaaacaattaacaatgtTACAGACATAGACGCGTTACAGCcacaatagaaaataataaagcaaaatacGATATCACAGCTTGTTTCTCCCCAAAATAATCCCACGATCAAAGTCCAAAAACCAAAAGGCAgccaaatattccaaaaagccagggatgaaaatgtgaaaatgccagGTGAGTCAAAAACACCAGATCCTGTGTGCACCAAACACCACACCAGGCCCAGATGCAAGGTTCAGATTCCTCAGATGGCAGCAGCAGACATCAACAATCACCATGCTGGGATATTGAGATTGTGTGTggtccagagggaagagtgaCCCCTGTTGTCCCATCAACACCTCTTCCAGGTAGCAACCTAGTTTTCCGAGGAGTCCTCCATCCAATTACTAACTAGGACCTACTAGTTTTGTAGTTTTGATATAAGAAGGGTACATGGAGAATGGAAGCTGGAAACTGTCTGTCCCTGATTCTTTGCTGTTAAACAGGCTTACAAGTAACACTCCAGCACATACAGTTTCAGAGAGTTCTTGCTTATGATCATAGTcaatgaacaaacacaaatatgcagAAAACAAAGCTACACAGTAGTAGTATTCATTTTATCATCACGCAAGTCTGTTGGAATCACAACCACCAGGTCTGTTGGAACCAGCCATATACTAAAAAGATGTTTtcctaaaaaaagaacaaaaaatgtaagaGAAAAAACAGTGCCTCCAAACGATTACACTTATACGCCgcagactgaaaataaatgctaaatatcTTTTCCCACATGTTAAAAATAATCTTCTCAAAATAGAGTTCATCCTTGATTCTGGTTGGCAACCACTGCACTTGTGTAACAGTTAACGTATTATGGTATATTCATTCAGCTCTAGTCTGATAtgtctgttgtgtgtttgcAATCACATAGAGTGCAgtgcatattttaatgaaattcaaatcaagagctggagtacagagccaaaacaacaaaaaatgtgtcactggtcaaatatttgcacatttcaCTGCATATGTAGTTGTATCTAAGTAACATTCTTCTGGTTTTattagcaatatatatatatatatataaatcctCTGGGTTTTAGTaacaatatacaaatataatttatgcAGAGCTATTAAAGAGATTTATgatacagaacatttttttataaaaaatgcaaaaaataaatgcaaatattctaCATCAAAACACAATATGAGTTATGGGTATCAATGACtgaattaatgcattttgtgcTATTGTATTGGTTAAGGATTTCAGTTATGTAGGTTGCTTAAAGTTacatacaatattaaaacatttgcatCTGTAATGTACTGCTGCCAAAAACTGGGCTGCACTTCTCAGGAAGTAGGATTATGTTGCACAATTGGTGCCCTTTAAATAACTCTGGTTATTATATTTGACCAATTCTCAGAGCTTAGAATTTCCCCTTAAAACCCTTGGGACCAGTGCAGTGAGCCATTCACCCCTTGTTTGTTGCAGTTTAGCACAGGATCATCAGTTCAGCTAAACCGCAACAAACGAGCAGCAACAGGGTtcttaaaattgtgaaaatggagATGACAGAGTTTTCTCCAAAGTTTatctttgtttctgtgttcacaTTGCTGGACTGCTTTTATGTTCAAgtgcttatgttttttttctaggGTTGGGGTACAGTATGTTCCTTACAGGTCAGGCAAAAGCAATTGGTTATATTCCACTCAATCTATGAACACTACTGTTTTGTGAGCCTTGCAATATCACGTGTATTTCATTGCATTGATTAGTAAATTTCACATTGCAGGAGTGTATAGTCTGGATTATTGAAGAAGAGGTTTACCAGCTCAAAGCCGGTGGTTAGCATTTTCGGACCATAGTGCCTGTGCTGGTAGTATAAAATTTCTTCAAGGCGGGCTTGGATTAAAAGTCATCAGCCTGCAGGAGGTCTTAGAATGTTCTCAGAGAAACCTGTTAATTGTGAAAAATCAAGTTTCAGAATGTCTGCTGACAGAAGCTATGGTCTCAGAAATGTTAAATCTTCCAAAGTTGAAGATGTGATGGATTAATTCCCtatcactgtaaaaatgaacagcCCTTATGTTGTTTAAATCCTATCTCGCTGACAGCTCTCAGGCTGTTAGCATAAATAATAAGTCCTCTGAGTATTCCAGGGTAAACTTTGGAGTACCTCAAGGATCTGTGTTTGGtgctttgcttttttccttGTACATGCTCCCTCTTGGGGCACCATAAGCAGTCATGGTGTTATGCAGGTTATATCTTTGTTATGCAGGTGATACACAACTTTAAACCATTGAGTAgctggcttttaaaaattacaaCTTTGACGGCACCGaacttggagaaaaaaaaaagtttatccATTGAATTGAACCGACGTTGAT harbors:
- the mrps18a gene encoding 39S ribosomal protein S18a, mitochondrial, whose product is MAARYVLRSVLTSMSLSSVQRLVFYSNKRVFNRIITTPMFSAFENVQSRGIRQVVENRDGNTTIVEGRIVVSPERLQPPNPEGDCPICQWNLNNKYNYTDVLLLSQFIRSDGGMLPRRVTGLCSTEHKKVSICVQMAHRAGLLPDHKPALPEGHTPKRPKPQLNRYLTRWSVDTVKPIWKKGLKWCKVRMPVGHPALQDNVNYGKKPYYVNH